The Xenopus laevis strain J_2021 chromosome 5L, Xenopus_laevis_v10.1, whole genome shotgun sequence genome has a segment encoding these proteins:
- the LOC121393873 gene encoding vomeronasal type-2 receptor 26-like — protein sequence MSNTTDAANCVRCTEYQKSNTERTECLLKAINFLSYTDTMGGSFTSIALIFFITASTVLGIFVKYWGTPIVKANNQHLSCILLISLMLCFLCTLLFIGRPTQICCLLRQVTFGIVFTISVSSILTKTLTVIIAFNATKPGSKLKKYVGTKVPIVLVIICTLGSSVISAVWMASHPPFFEADTFSEMDTVILMCNEGSVSLFFCVIGYIGTLALLSFIAAFLAKDFPDRFNEAKNITFSMLVFCSVWVTFVPAYLSSKGSRMVTVEIFAILSSSAGLLGCIFVPKCYIIFLQPELNTRTFKINPIA from the exons ATGTCCAACACAACAG ATGCAGCAAATTGTGTGAGATGTACTGAGTATCAGAAGTCTAATACTGAGAGAACTGAATGTCTCCTTAAAGCTATAAACTTCCTTTCCTATACAGACACCATGGGAGGCAGTTTTACTTCCATTGCCTTGATCTTCTTCATCACAGCTTCCACAGTTTTGGGAATCTTTGTGAAATATTGGGGCACTCCGATAGTAAAAGCTAATAACCAACATCTCAGTTGTATCCTCCTCATCTCTCTCATGTTGTGTTTCCTCTGCACTTTATTATTCATTGGACGCCCAACACAAATATGTTGTCTTCTCCGACAAGTAACATTTGGAATTGTATTTACTATTTCTGTTTCTTCTATACTGACTAAAACTCTCACAGTTATTATTGCCTTCAATGCCACTAAGCCTGGGAGCAAGCTGAAGAAGTATGTAGGAACCAAAGTGCCCATTGTGTTAGTTATAATATGCACTCTGGGTTCATCTGTAATCTCTGCTGTATGGATGGCTTCTCACCCACCCTTTTTTGAGGCtgatacattttcagaaatggaCACAGTTATTTTAATGTGTAATGAAGGATCTGTATCCCTTTTCTTTTGTGTTATTGGATATATAGGAACATTGGCCCTACTAAGTTTCATTGCTGCATTTCTAGCCAAGGATTTCCCCGACCgatttaatgaggctaaaaacatcactttcagtatgttggtgTTCTGTAGTGTGTGGGTGACATTTGTCCCAGCATACCTGAGCAGTAAGGGGAGTAGAATGGTGACTGTTGAGATATTTGCCATCTTATCCTCTAGTGCTGGATTATTGGGCTGTATATTTGTccctaaatgttatattatttttcttcaaCCTGAATTAAACACGAGAACATTTAAGATAAATCCTATTGCTTGA